A genomic segment from Phragmites australis chromosome 6, lpPhrAust1.1, whole genome shotgun sequence encodes:
- the LOC133922040 gene encoding uncharacterized protein At5g03900, chloroplastic-like isoform X4 produces the protein MAAASISLSLHLCLRPPLPPPRRRPLRHAPFLLLAPSPLHHRLRVAPGRPQPPPSWRPDVRARAGTIQTPTLARPGGAVETDRLPSDVRDRAMEAIDHFGGRVTIGDVASRAGLQLAQAERALQALATDTEGFLEVSDEGELLYVFPKDYRAKLAGKSFRMRAEPLVEKAKEVGAYLVRVSFGTALIASIVLVYTTIIAILSSSSTSSSTSSDEDNRGRRRRSYGSTIIIPTDLFWYLDADYYRRRRVEKENGMNFIESVFSFVFGDGDPNDGLEEKRWKMIGQYISSNGGVVTAEELAPFLDVPPPSEESKDDESFILPVLLRFQGHPEVDEQGNILYQFPSLQRTASSKGGGSREYVGTKWSAMFSGVEKYLEEKSWKFRQMTVTPGGLISFAAQLYPLLQIYAGSFFAIPLFRWFLLRKTNNDIRGRNKAREQRAQELVSPDSSLRRKLLSARDMAQRKVITPEEIVYTTEKDLLDQDYEFKEWNRRFKGLDSE, from the exons atggccgccgcctccatctctctctccctccacctctGTCTCCGcccgcccctccctcctccccgcAGGAGGCCCCTGCGCCAtgcccccttcctcctcctcgcccctTCCCCCCTTCACCACCGCCTCCGCGTCGCCCCAGGCCGCCCCCAGCCCCCGCCCTCGTGGCGCCCCGACGTGAGGGCGCGCGCGGGAACTATCCAGACGCCGACGCTCGCGCGCCCCGGCGGCGCCGTCGAGACCGACCGCCTCCCCTCCGACGTGCGGGACCGCGCCATGGAGGCGATCGACCACTTCGGCGGTCGCGTCACCATCGGCGACGTCGCCTCCCGCGCTGGCCTGCAGCTCGCGCAGGCCGAGCGCGCACTTCAGGCGCTCGCCACCGACACCGAGGGCTTCCTGGAG GTGTCGGACGAAGGAGAGTTGCTGTACGTCTTCCCAAAAGACTACCGGGCAAAGCTGGCTGGCAAGTCGTTTAGGATGCGGGCCGAGCCTCTGGTGGAGAAAGCCAAG GAAGTGGGCGCGTATTTGGTAAGGGTTTCATTCGGGACAGCGCTCATTGCCTCCATTGTGCTGGTGTACACTACCATCATTGCCATTCTCTCAAGCTCAAG CACTTCCTCTTCTACTAGCAGTGATGAGGATAATCGTGGTAGGCGGCGGAGATCTTATGGTTCTACCATCATCATTCCAACGGATTTGTTTTG GTACTTGGATGCAGATTATTACAGAAGGCGTCGAGTAGAAAAAGAAAACGGGATGAACTTTATTGAATCT GTATTTTCATTTGTGTTTGGGGATGGTGATCCAAATGATGGGCTTGAAGAAAAGCGGTGGAAgatg ATTGGGCAGTATATTTCATCAAATGGTGGAGTTGTTACAGCTGAAGAACTGGCACCGTTTCTTGATGTGCCACCACCGTCAGAAGAGTCCAAG GATGATGAATCATTTATTCTTCCTGTTCTTTTACGCTTCCAGGGACATCCAGAAGTTGATGAGCAG GGAAACATTTTGTATCAATTCCCATCACTGCAACGCACTGCTTCATCAAAAGGTGGTGGGAGTAGGGAATATGTAGGTACCAAATGGTCTGCAATGTTTAGTGGAGTTGAAAAGTACTTAGAGGAGAAATCTTGGAAATTCAG gcaaatgacAGTGACACCAGGTGGACTTATTTCATTTGCTGCACAGTTATATCCTTTGCTTCAG ATATACGCCGGCTCCTTTTTTGCAATACCATTATTTAGATGGTTTCTGCTACGCAAGACCAACAACGATATTAGGGGGAGAAATAAAGCCAGAGAACAACGAGCTCAGGAACTTGTGTCACCAGATTCTTCTCTCAGAAGAAAG TTGCTCAGTGCACGTGACATGGCTCAACGGAAAGTAATTACACCAGAGGAGATTGTCTACACTACTGAAAAGGATCTATTGGATCAGGATTATGAATTCAAGGAGTGGAATAGGAGATTTAAGGGACTTGATTCAGAGTGA
- the LOC133922040 gene encoding uncharacterized protein At5g03900, chloroplastic-like isoform X1, which translates to MAAASISLSLHLCLRPPLPPPRRRPLRHAPFLLLAPSPLHHRLRVAPGRPQPPPSWRPDVRARAGTIQTPTLARPGGAVETDRLPSDVRDRAMEAIDHFGGRVTIGDVASRAGLQLAQAERALQALATDTEGFLEVSDEGELLYVFPKDYRAKLAGKSFRMRAEPLVEKAKEVGAYLVRVSFGTALIASIVLVYTTIIAILSSSSTSSSTSSDEDNRGRRRRSYGSTIIIPTDLFWYLDADYYRRRRVEKENGMNFIESVFSFVFGDGDPNDGLEEKRWKMIGQYISSNGGVVTAEELAPFLDVPPPSEESKDDESFILPVLLRFQGHPEVDEQGNILYQFPSLQRTASSKGGGSREYVGTKWSAMFSGVEKYLEEKSWKFSKANASEKAMVAGLGGLNLFGVIILGNLLKQMTVTPGGLISFAAQLYPLLQIYAGSFFAIPLFRWFLLRKTNNDIRGRNKAREQRAQELVSPDSSLRRKLLSARDMAQRKVITPEEIVYTTEKDLLDQDYEFKEWNRRFKGLDSE; encoded by the exons atggccgccgcctccatctctctctccctccacctctGTCTCCGcccgcccctccctcctccccgcAGGAGGCCCCTGCGCCAtgcccccttcctcctcctcgcccctTCCCCCCTTCACCACCGCCTCCGCGTCGCCCCAGGCCGCCCCCAGCCCCCGCCCTCGTGGCGCCCCGACGTGAGGGCGCGCGCGGGAACTATCCAGACGCCGACGCTCGCGCGCCCCGGCGGCGCCGTCGAGACCGACCGCCTCCCCTCCGACGTGCGGGACCGCGCCATGGAGGCGATCGACCACTTCGGCGGTCGCGTCACCATCGGCGACGTCGCCTCCCGCGCTGGCCTGCAGCTCGCGCAGGCCGAGCGCGCACTTCAGGCGCTCGCCACCGACACCGAGGGCTTCCTGGAG GTGTCGGACGAAGGAGAGTTGCTGTACGTCTTCCCAAAAGACTACCGGGCAAAGCTGGCTGGCAAGTCGTTTAGGATGCGGGCCGAGCCTCTGGTGGAGAAAGCCAAG GAAGTGGGCGCGTATTTGGTAAGGGTTTCATTCGGGACAGCGCTCATTGCCTCCATTGTGCTGGTGTACACTACCATCATTGCCATTCTCTCAAGCTCAAG CACTTCCTCTTCTACTAGCAGTGATGAGGATAATCGTGGTAGGCGGCGGAGATCTTATGGTTCTACCATCATCATTCCAACGGATTTGTTTTG GTACTTGGATGCAGATTATTACAGAAGGCGTCGAGTAGAAAAAGAAAACGGGATGAACTTTATTGAATCT GTATTTTCATTTGTGTTTGGGGATGGTGATCCAAATGATGGGCTTGAAGAAAAGCGGTGGAAgatg ATTGGGCAGTATATTTCATCAAATGGTGGAGTTGTTACAGCTGAAGAACTGGCACCGTTTCTTGATGTGCCACCACCGTCAGAAGAGTCCAAG GATGATGAATCATTTATTCTTCCTGTTCTTTTACGCTTCCAGGGACATCCAGAAGTTGATGAGCAG GGAAACATTTTGTATCAATTCCCATCACTGCAACGCACTGCTTCATCAAAAGGTGGTGGGAGTAGGGAATATGTAGGTACCAAATGGTCTGCAATGTTTAGTGGAGTTGAAAAGTACTTAGAGGAGAAATCTTGGAAATTCAG TAAAGCAAATGCATCAGAGAAGGCAATGGTTGCTGGTTTGGGAGGACTCAATCTTTTCGGTGTCATCATTCTCGGAAACTTGTTGAA gcaaatgacAGTGACACCAGGTGGACTTATTTCATTTGCTGCACAGTTATATCCTTTGCTTCAG ATATACGCCGGCTCCTTTTTTGCAATACCATTATTTAGATGGTTTCTGCTACGCAAGACCAACAACGATATTAGGGGGAGAAATAAAGCCAGAGAACAACGAGCTCAGGAACTTGTGTCACCAGATTCTTCTCTCAGAAGAAAG TTGCTCAGTGCACGTGACATGGCTCAACGGAAAGTAATTACACCAGAGGAGATTGTCTACACTACTGAAAAGGATCTATTGGATCAGGATTATGAATTCAAGGAGTGGAATAGGAGATTTAAGGGACTTGATTCAGAGTGA
- the LOC133922040 gene encoding uncharacterized protein At5g03900, chloroplastic-like isoform X2, with protein sequence MAAASISLSLHLCLRPPLPPPRRRPLRHAPFLLLAPSPLHHRLRVAPGRPQPPPSWRPDVRARAGTIQTPTLARPGGAVETDRLPSDVRDRAMEAIDHFGGRVTIGDVASRAGLQLAQAERALQALATDTEGFLEVSDEGELLYVFPKDYRAKLAGKSFRMRAEPLVEKAKEVGAYLVRVSFGTALIASIVLVYTTIIAILSSSSSDEDNRGRRRRSYGSTIIIPTDLFWYLDADYYRRRRVEKENGMNFIESVFSFVFGDGDPNDGLEEKRWKMIGQYISSNGGVVTAEELAPFLDVPPPSEESKDDESFILPVLLRFQGHPEVDEQGNILYQFPSLQRTASSKGGGSREYVGTKWSAMFSGVEKYLEEKSWKFSKANASEKAMVAGLGGLNLFGVIILGNLLKQMTVTPGGLISFAAQLYPLLQIYAGSFFAIPLFRWFLLRKTNNDIRGRNKAREQRAQELVSPDSSLRRKLLSARDMAQRKVITPEEIVYTTEKDLLDQDYEFKEWNRRFKGLDSE encoded by the exons atggccgccgcctccatctctctctccctccacctctGTCTCCGcccgcccctccctcctccccgcAGGAGGCCCCTGCGCCAtgcccccttcctcctcctcgcccctTCCCCCCTTCACCACCGCCTCCGCGTCGCCCCAGGCCGCCCCCAGCCCCCGCCCTCGTGGCGCCCCGACGTGAGGGCGCGCGCGGGAACTATCCAGACGCCGACGCTCGCGCGCCCCGGCGGCGCCGTCGAGACCGACCGCCTCCCCTCCGACGTGCGGGACCGCGCCATGGAGGCGATCGACCACTTCGGCGGTCGCGTCACCATCGGCGACGTCGCCTCCCGCGCTGGCCTGCAGCTCGCGCAGGCCGAGCGCGCACTTCAGGCGCTCGCCACCGACACCGAGGGCTTCCTGGAG GTGTCGGACGAAGGAGAGTTGCTGTACGTCTTCCCAAAAGACTACCGGGCAAAGCTGGCTGGCAAGTCGTTTAGGATGCGGGCCGAGCCTCTGGTGGAGAAAGCCAAG GAAGTGGGCGCGTATTTGGTAAGGGTTTCATTCGGGACAGCGCTCATTGCCTCCATTGTGCTGGTGTACACTACCATCATTGCCATTCTCTCAAGCTCAAG CAGTGATGAGGATAATCGTGGTAGGCGGCGGAGATCTTATGGTTCTACCATCATCATTCCAACGGATTTGTTTTG GTACTTGGATGCAGATTATTACAGAAGGCGTCGAGTAGAAAAAGAAAACGGGATGAACTTTATTGAATCT GTATTTTCATTTGTGTTTGGGGATGGTGATCCAAATGATGGGCTTGAAGAAAAGCGGTGGAAgatg ATTGGGCAGTATATTTCATCAAATGGTGGAGTTGTTACAGCTGAAGAACTGGCACCGTTTCTTGATGTGCCACCACCGTCAGAAGAGTCCAAG GATGATGAATCATTTATTCTTCCTGTTCTTTTACGCTTCCAGGGACATCCAGAAGTTGATGAGCAG GGAAACATTTTGTATCAATTCCCATCACTGCAACGCACTGCTTCATCAAAAGGTGGTGGGAGTAGGGAATATGTAGGTACCAAATGGTCTGCAATGTTTAGTGGAGTTGAAAAGTACTTAGAGGAGAAATCTTGGAAATTCAG TAAAGCAAATGCATCAGAGAAGGCAATGGTTGCTGGTTTGGGAGGACTCAATCTTTTCGGTGTCATCATTCTCGGAAACTTGTTGAA gcaaatgacAGTGACACCAGGTGGACTTATTTCATTTGCTGCACAGTTATATCCTTTGCTTCAG ATATACGCCGGCTCCTTTTTTGCAATACCATTATTTAGATGGTTTCTGCTACGCAAGACCAACAACGATATTAGGGGGAGAAATAAAGCCAGAGAACAACGAGCTCAGGAACTTGTGTCACCAGATTCTTCTCTCAGAAGAAAG TTGCTCAGTGCACGTGACATGGCTCAACGGAAAGTAATTACACCAGAGGAGATTGTCTACACTACTGAAAAGGATCTATTGGATCAGGATTATGAATTCAAGGAGTGGAATAGGAGATTTAAGGGACTTGATTCAGAGTGA
- the LOC133922040 gene encoding uncharacterized protein At5g03900, chloroplastic-like isoform X3 → MAAASISLSLHLCLRPPLPPPRRRPLRHAPFLLLAPSPLHHRLRVAPGRPQPPPSWRPDVRARAGTIQTPTLARPGGAVETDRLPSDVRDRAMEAIDHFGGRVTIGDVASRAGLQLAQAERALQALATDTEGFLEVSDEGELLYVFPKDYRAKLAGKSFRMRAEPLVEKAKEVGAYLVRVSFGTALIASIVLVYTTIIAILSSSSDEDNRGRRRRSYGSTIIIPTDLFWYLDADYYRRRRVEKENGMNFIESVFSFVFGDGDPNDGLEEKRWKMIGQYISSNGGVVTAEELAPFLDVPPPSEESKDDESFILPVLLRFQGHPEVDEQGNILYQFPSLQRTASSKGGGSREYVGTKWSAMFSGVEKYLEEKSWKFSKANASEKAMVAGLGGLNLFGVIILGNLLKQMTVTPGGLISFAAQLYPLLQIYAGSFFAIPLFRWFLLRKTNNDIRGRNKAREQRAQELVSPDSSLRRKLLSARDMAQRKVITPEEIVYTTEKDLLDQDYEFKEWNRRFKGLDSE, encoded by the exons atggccgccgcctccatctctctctccctccacctctGTCTCCGcccgcccctccctcctccccgcAGGAGGCCCCTGCGCCAtgcccccttcctcctcctcgcccctTCCCCCCTTCACCACCGCCTCCGCGTCGCCCCAGGCCGCCCCCAGCCCCCGCCCTCGTGGCGCCCCGACGTGAGGGCGCGCGCGGGAACTATCCAGACGCCGACGCTCGCGCGCCCCGGCGGCGCCGTCGAGACCGACCGCCTCCCCTCCGACGTGCGGGACCGCGCCATGGAGGCGATCGACCACTTCGGCGGTCGCGTCACCATCGGCGACGTCGCCTCCCGCGCTGGCCTGCAGCTCGCGCAGGCCGAGCGCGCACTTCAGGCGCTCGCCACCGACACCGAGGGCTTCCTGGAG GTGTCGGACGAAGGAGAGTTGCTGTACGTCTTCCCAAAAGACTACCGGGCAAAGCTGGCTGGCAAGTCGTTTAGGATGCGGGCCGAGCCTCTGGTGGAGAAAGCCAAG GAAGTGGGCGCGTATTTGGTAAGGGTTTCATTCGGGACAGCGCTCATTGCCTCCATTGTGCTGGTGTACACTACCATCATTGCCATTCTCTCAAGCTCAAG TGATGAGGATAATCGTGGTAGGCGGCGGAGATCTTATGGTTCTACCATCATCATTCCAACGGATTTGTTTTG GTACTTGGATGCAGATTATTACAGAAGGCGTCGAGTAGAAAAAGAAAACGGGATGAACTTTATTGAATCT GTATTTTCATTTGTGTTTGGGGATGGTGATCCAAATGATGGGCTTGAAGAAAAGCGGTGGAAgatg ATTGGGCAGTATATTTCATCAAATGGTGGAGTTGTTACAGCTGAAGAACTGGCACCGTTTCTTGATGTGCCACCACCGTCAGAAGAGTCCAAG GATGATGAATCATTTATTCTTCCTGTTCTTTTACGCTTCCAGGGACATCCAGAAGTTGATGAGCAG GGAAACATTTTGTATCAATTCCCATCACTGCAACGCACTGCTTCATCAAAAGGTGGTGGGAGTAGGGAATATGTAGGTACCAAATGGTCTGCAATGTTTAGTGGAGTTGAAAAGTACTTAGAGGAGAAATCTTGGAAATTCAG TAAAGCAAATGCATCAGAGAAGGCAATGGTTGCTGGTTTGGGAGGACTCAATCTTTTCGGTGTCATCATTCTCGGAAACTTGTTGAA gcaaatgacAGTGACACCAGGTGGACTTATTTCATTTGCTGCACAGTTATATCCTTTGCTTCAG ATATACGCCGGCTCCTTTTTTGCAATACCATTATTTAGATGGTTTCTGCTACGCAAGACCAACAACGATATTAGGGGGAGAAATAAAGCCAGAGAACAACGAGCTCAGGAACTTGTGTCACCAGATTCTTCTCTCAGAAGAAAG TTGCTCAGTGCACGTGACATGGCTCAACGGAAAGTAATTACACCAGAGGAGATTGTCTACACTACTGAAAAGGATCTATTGGATCAGGATTATGAATTCAAGGAGTGGAATAGGAGATTTAAGGGACTTGATTCAGAGTGA